Sequence from the Malaciobacter pacificus genome:
CATCATTATCATCATCTTCATAAACATTTGGTATACCATCATTATCATCATCCATTGGATCGTTTGCCAGTGATTTTACAGTTAAGGTTTGACCATTAATAGTAACTTTTAGAGGAGTTCTAACCCCTGGTGTCCAACCTGAATTTACATTTGGTGTTTCTAAAGGTACATTTCCTAAATCTATATCTTTATCAATTTTAAGATAAGTACCTATAACAGAATCATTTTCAATTTCAATTGGTGTGATTATGTAATCAGCTGGATTAGTTGCTGTTTCATTTGTAATCATTACAAGTTTACATTCTGCATCAACTGGTAAATCAAGTGAAAATGGATGCTCACTTGTTCCATTATTAGTTGAAGATGTAGAGTAAAAACTTCCATCACTACAATATGCTTCAATTAAAGTTCCAGGAACAGTTCCTGATACACTATATGATGAAGTTGTTGAAGTTGATGTTGAACCTCCACCTCCTCCACAACCAACAAAAAACGAAGCCATTACCATACTAAAAGAATAGGTAAAAATTTTAGATTTTGTTAAAGCCATTTTCTCTCCTTTTCTACATTATAAAAGAAAAATGTCAATTTAAAGCATCTAATATTTAAATATTCTTTACATTTAGTTTACAATAATTTATTATATTATTAATATTAAAAAAACAATTTTAGTATATTTTTTGTATAATACACCCTCAATACAAGGTATGTATGATTATATATAAAGGATGAAAATTTATGAGTGCTTTAGAGATTGCAGATATTATCGGAATTATTTGTTTTGCACTTAGTGGATTTTTAATCTCTGTTCACTATAACCTTGATATATTAGGTGTATTCATTTCTTCTTTTTTAACAGCCCTTGGTGGTGGAATGATTAGAGATGTACTTGCAGATAGAACACCTTATGTTTTTACTGACACATTACCTGTAATATTAGTAATTGCTACTGTTTTAATTTCACTTCTATTTAAACTTCATAAGATTGATGATTTAGAAGGAAAAACTGCGTTTATTATATCAGATGCAGTAGGATTAGTATCTTTTGCTATTACTGGATCATTAATAGCTATTCAAAATGATTTTAATTTCTTAGGTGTATTAATTCTTGCTTTTCTAACAGCAGTTGGCGGTGGTACTATTAGAGATATTCTTATAAACAGAGTTCCTTCAATTTTAGTATCTGAATTTTATGCAACTGTTGCAATTATAGTAGGTCTTATAGTTTATGGACTTCATCTTTTAGAATTAAAAAGCTTAGGTAGTTTAATCATTGTATTTATTTTTGGTGTAGCTTTAAGACTTTTAGCATACTATAAAAACTGGCATTTACCAACTCTATCTAAAGATTAATTTTTTTCCTTAACCTTTTGTTTACCTTTTTAAGATAAAATTTGTCCACTTTAAAAAAATTATAGGAGATTTAATGTTAAAAAAATTACTTTTAACTGCTTTTTTGGCTGTTGGATTATTTGCTAGTACATTAACAACTGGAAGTGAAATACCAACTTTAAAAATCAAAGATCAATTTGAAAAAGAACATACTTTAGATGGAAGTATTAAAACAATTATTTTTAGTGCTTCAAA
This genomic interval carries:
- a CDS encoding trimeric intracellular cation channel family protein; translated protein: MSALEIADIIGIICFALSGFLISVHYNLDILGVFISSFLTALGGGMIRDVLADRTPYVFTDTLPVILVIATVLISLLFKLHKIDDLEGKTAFIISDAVGLVSFAITGSLIAIQNDFNFLGVLILAFLTAVGGGTIRDILINRVPSILVSEFYATVAIIVGLIVYGLHLLELKSLGSLIIVFIFGVALRLLAYYKNWHLPTLSKD
- a CDS encoding c-type cytochrome, whose amino-acid sequence is MALTKSKIFTYSFSMVMASFFVGCGGGGGSTSTSTTSSYSVSGTVPGTLIEAYCSDGSFYSTSSTNNGTSEHPFSLDLPVDAECKLVMITNETATNPADYIITPIEIENDSVIGTYLKIDKDIDLGNVPLETPNVNSGWTPGVRTPLKVTINGQTLTVKSLANDPMDDDNDGIPNVYEDDDNDGKTNKHDDDDDNDGIKDVDEDISDHDHDGIDDIYDNDDDNDGIKDSDDDDDDGDGISDSTEDSSHDDDDDNENDSDDNSSNENTSTTVTLPTSFTVNDGRLLGSQCAQCHGTNGVSSSSFDSIKGEDNLTHEIYDDDPIMNAQAKGYTSSEIIAIENWLNNQ